A window from Marinagarivorans cellulosilyticus encodes these proteins:
- a CDS encoding DUF5723 family protein, whose amino-acid sequence MSYNLYLFRSVIICCVTFAPLLCWGGDNNKKWYSTVNPFVSARSFTYSENMPLEAFDNDFQGDFPDDGSYEFTHNKYAVGMGYRGVEISFFQRQDYYFRTVGDTFNLVYLDQNDIDFPVDEFFDIYLNVQQVDATGATLGYRFSPLPALELYVAGSYFESDDVLYGEVAGRLWQTERRPYADLVVDYVYTEEVLLDRPLTDPASGYGYGFDLGLAWQLHEDWHFSALFEDVSGRINWKHAPHTEAVMVSDRNRVDENGVSYKVPALSGKHGFKNIKQTLPVHSQFKLTYQYQKLLFSAEQETYDKVRFTRTLLGYKPISWFKVEGGYDFKSYTKSLEFWTPYLSLLVATDKFDLKQSKNVRMELKAGIKL is encoded by the coding sequence AGTTATAACCTGTATTTATTTCGTTCGGTAATTATATGTTGTGTAACCTTCGCGCCGTTATTGTGCTGGGGCGGCGATAACAATAAAAAGTGGTATTCAACAGTTAACCCCTTCGTGTCTGCAAGAAGTTTTACTTATAGCGAGAATATGCCACTGGAAGCCTTTGATAATGATTTTCAGGGCGATTTTCCGGATGATGGGAGTTACGAGTTTACTCACAATAAATATGCTGTGGGTATGGGGTATAGAGGTGTAGAAATATCATTCTTTCAACGGCAGGATTATTATTTTAGAACTGTTGGAGATACCTTTAATCTTGTATATCTTGATCAAAATGATATTGACTTTCCCGTTGATGAATTCTTTGATATTTATTTGAATGTACAGCAGGTAGATGCAACTGGTGCAACTTTAGGTTATCGCTTTTCTCCGTTGCCTGCTCTAGAGTTATACGTCGCTGGCAGCTACTTCGAGTCGGATGATGTGTTATACGGTGAAGTTGCTGGGCGCCTATGGCAAACCGAGCGGCGCCCCTATGCTGATTTGGTTGTGGATTATGTTTATACCGAAGAGGTACTCCTTGATCGCCCATTAACGGATCCTGCATCGGGTTATGGTTATGGTTTTGACTTGGGCTTAGCGTGGCAGCTGCACGAAGACTGGCATTTCTCGGCGCTATTTGAAGATGTTTCAGGGCGGATAAATTGGAAGCATGCACCGCATACTGAAGCTGTTATGGTTAGTGATCGCAATCGGGTTGATGAGAATGGCGTATCTTATAAAGTGCCAGCGTTATCGGGGAAGCATGGCTTCAAAAATATAAAACAAACACTGCCTGTACACTCTCAATTTAAACTGACTTATCAGTACCAAAAGCTGCTGTTTTCTGCAGAGCAAGAAACTTACGACAAGGTGCGTTTTACGCGAACATTGCTAGGCTATAAGCCTATATCATGGTTTAAGGTGGAAGGCGGTTATGATTTTAAAAGCTATACCAAATCGTTGGAGTTTTGGACGCCTTATTTATCGTTATTAGTCGCCACAGACAAATTTGATTTAAAGCAAAGCAAAAATGTGCGAATGGAGTTGAAAGCAGGCATTAAGTTGTAA
- a CDS encoding DUF2589 domain-containing protein, with the protein MSDLVAELNSLDFGVYIGGPLQAAVQAQQASSMAAVEFIQEVGFEDNGSGGTQIRYVNFDYEKSTPNPDFDPDTAVGPANEKYIKSDVSLKVPFITMLTTPNLRIDTLDIDFNARLTSTETSNVSSKFAASAELGINYKVVNFKASASYQRTSSKGEKVEKSYSLNVKVHAVQDELPAGLDRVLTLLEDSIVSA; encoded by the coding sequence ATGTCTGATTTAGTAGCAGAACTCAATAGCCTGGATTTTGGCGTTTATATTGGTGGTCCATTGCAGGCGGCAGTGCAAGCGCAGCAAGCTTCTTCAATGGCGGCGGTTGAATTTATTCAAGAAGTGGGTTTTGAAGATAACGGCTCGGGCGGTACGCAAATTCGATATGTTAATTTCGACTATGAAAAGAGCACGCCTAATCCGGATTTCGACCCTGACACCGCAGTGGGGCCAGCAAACGAGAAGTACATAAAATCTGATGTGTCGCTTAAAGTCCCTTTTATTACTATGCTAACAACGCCAAATTTACGCATAGATACTTTGGATATAGATTTTAATGCACGGCTTACATCGACAGAAACTTCAAATGTTAGCTCTAAATTTGCGGCCAGCGCCGAGCTGGGAATTAACTATAAAGTGGTTAATTTTAAAGCGTCCGCATCTTATCAGCGCACGTCTTCTAAAGGTGAAAAAGTCGAGAAATCATATTCGTTGAATGTGAAAGTTCATGCCGTGCAAGATGAATTGCCTGCAGGTTTAGATCGCGTGCTAACGTTACTCGAGGATAGCATTGTTAGCGCATAA
- a CDS encoding cellulase family glycosylhydrolase codes for MSNKTPTKPLLRGFCRLAIIASASTTLAACVAGNNSSSSETTSSAISSEASSSSSLAVSSSSITISSSPASSAPITTSSSIESSASSAAGPFETLRIQAQDYDRVNFNEATPGTREGTATGICAEGGAALMDLVNVTDQNGICAIGYTIEGEYVQYPIDIPAGEYDITLRTASDTGSDATQTLTLNGSSLGALSTAAQGWETYGSTTLRGVSISGGANVLTVTFTGAASNLNYIEISEADNTATSSSQATSSSAASSTGGGNMLGTVIDDNDYNPNKSKGVMRYGSPEFYLGGFEAGNYACFDNVNLTGVKSLNLRYGRLHDSIGRVAVYLDSAAITEDPAANNPEQGTNIGEFETTSTGAYENFDNVSFRLNSPIEGEQTVCFRAVFGGGVMNLDHFTLSDVDTGQNLTPTNYTFTAPTAPTQLPAISVADGQVLFGGEAKSIAGVSLFWSNFGWGGSGFYTKETVKSLKDNWNAKLIRVAFGTDDYGSYFDDFWSHRLKLFEVVNAAIENDMYVIIDWHAHIIKSDPTNPARNPTAFFKEMAEKYGSYNNVIYEIFNEPLDENWSGSIKPYAEGVINTIRTIDPDNLIIVGTRNWSQRVDEAANDPINGTNIAYTLHFYADTHRDDIRSFARTAIEKKAALFVTEWGTVAAAGTGNANARETLIWMDFLHENNISHANWALVDNLTKERTNPASDKHGSSILNLGSDFYGNWSTGDLTESGNLVMDILENWDNWDSWNKAPYQ; via the coding sequence GTGAGCAACAAAACACCTACAAAACCATTACTAAGAGGATTTTGCCGTCTGGCGATAATAGCCTCTGCGAGCACAACCTTAGCCGCCTGCGTTGCCGGCAATAACAGCAGCTCATCCGAAACAACAAGCTCTGCCATTTCGAGCGAAGCGTCTTCAAGCTCATCCTTAGCGGTAAGCTCATCCAGCATTACAATTAGCTCATCGCCTGCAAGCAGCGCGCCAATAACGACCTCTAGCAGCATTGAATCCAGCGCCAGCTCTGCTGCGGGCCCGTTCGAAACACTGCGCATTCAAGCGCAAGATTACGACCGCGTAAACTTTAACGAAGCTACACCCGGCACCCGCGAAGGCACCGCTACCGGCATTTGCGCCGAAGGTGGCGCCGCATTGATGGACCTTGTAAATGTAACCGACCAAAATGGCATTTGCGCCATCGGCTACACCATAGAGGGCGAGTACGTTCAATACCCCATCGACATTCCCGCTGGCGAATACGACATTACCCTGCGCACCGCATCGGATACCGGCAGCGACGCCACCCAAACACTCACCCTTAACGGCAGCAGTTTAGGTGCGCTCAGCACTGCAGCCCAAGGCTGGGAAACATACGGCTCTACTACCTTGCGCGGCGTTAGCATTAGCGGCGGCGCCAATGTACTCACCGTCACCTTCACAGGCGCGGCATCTAACCTTAACTACATCGAGATTTCCGAAGCGGACAACACCGCAACCTCTAGCAGCCAAGCAACCAGCTCTAGCGCGGCCAGCTCCACCGGCGGCGGCAACATGCTGGGCACGGTTATTGACGATAACGACTACAACCCCAATAAATCCAAAGGCGTAATGCGCTACGGTAGCCCAGAATTTTATTTAGGCGGCTTTGAAGCCGGCAACTACGCCTGCTTCGACAACGTCAACCTGACTGGCGTTAAAAGCCTAAATTTACGCTATGGCCGCCTGCACGACTCCATCGGCCGCGTTGCTGTTTATTTAGATAGCGCCGCCATCACAGAAGACCCTGCCGCAAACAACCCAGAGCAAGGCACCAATATTGGCGAATTCGAAACCACCAGCACCGGTGCCTACGAAAACTTCGATAACGTATCTTTCCGTTTAAACAGCCCAATTGAGGGTGAGCAAACGGTTTGTTTCCGCGCGGTATTTGGCGGCGGCGTTATGAACCTCGACCACTTTACTTTAAGCGATGTAGATACCGGCCAAAACCTAACCCCCACCAACTACACCTTTACGGCGCCAACCGCACCGACACAGCTCCCCGCTATTAGCGTTGCCGACGGCCAAGTACTATTTGGTGGCGAAGCTAAAAGTATTGCCGGAGTCAGTTTATTTTGGAGCAACTTTGGCTGGGGCGGCTCGGGTTTTTACACCAAAGAAACCGTTAAATCTTTAAAAGACAACTGGAATGCAAAACTCATTCGTGTAGCCTTCGGCACCGACGACTACGGCAGCTATTTTGATGATTTTTGGAGCCATCGCTTAAAATTGTTTGAAGTCGTTAATGCCGCCATCGAAAACGATATGTATGTAATTATTGATTGGCACGCACATATCATTAAATCGGATCCAACAAACCCAGCGCGCAACCCAACTGCATTCTTTAAAGAAATGGCCGAAAAATACGGTAGCTACAATAATGTTATTTACGAAATATTTAACGAGCCATTAGACGAAAACTGGAGTGGTAGCATCAAGCCTTATGCCGAAGGCGTAATTAACACCATCCGCACGATCGACCCCGACAATTTAATTATTGTAGGCACGCGCAACTGGTCGCAACGCGTTGACGAAGCCGCTAACGATCCCATTAACGGCACCAACATCGCGTACACCTTGCACTTTTATGCCGATACGCACCGCGACGACATTCGCAGCTTCGCCCGCACGGCCATAGAGAAAAAAGCCGCGCTATTTGTAACCGAATGGGGCACCGTGGCAGCAGCAGGCACCGGTAACGCCAACGCAAGGGAAACATTGATTTGGATGGACTTCCTACACGAAAACAATATCAGCCACGCCAACTGGGCACTGGTCGATAACCTCACCAAAGAGCGCACCAACCCAGCCAGCGATAAACACGGCTCGTCTATTTTAAATTTAGGCAGCGACTTTTACGGCAACTGGAGCACTGGCGATCTTACCGAGTCAGGCAATCTCGTGATGGACATTCTCGAAAATTGGGACAATTGGGATAGCTGGAATAAAGCGCCCTACCAATAA
- a CDS encoding cytochrome P450, whose protein sequence is MTPTTIKKISALPSPKEHWLKGSLGNFQPEQLHTYLYAKASELGDIFKVRMLTKPLVVISQPATVQTILKQRPSHYRRVNQMESVFKEMGLHGVFSAEGKQWKEYRQLMNPVFKPSHIKRMLPTIHKITQRFRDVVAQQPEQIDIQALLKKLLVDITSELAFGYDLNTLANDNADLQGHLSFIFSNIGRRTKSPIPYWRYFKSAQDKQLEKSLAITRTEIQNFINTRKHELKSTDTTNNILDALLLAKDPDGQPYSDDVIYGNVLTLLLAGEDTTANTLAWTLYFLSQDLPLQEKVQNEIAAHYPADGKLTWESLDNFPLTFAACQESMRMQPTASFLFLEPLSDEIILGHHIPAGTTVVLLLNSGAHNTELFPNPEKFIPERWLNFTAEQKKQSAIELAPFGGGARLCPGMQLSLIEQKITLIELLRDFKIELNNGGKPVNSCYRFAVMPDNLIVDAIKQKATYGTSQPAAKVEAAPA, encoded by the coding sequence ATGACACCTACAACAATAAAAAAGATTAGCGCCCTTCCATCGCCCAAAGAGCACTGGTTAAAAGGCAGTTTAGGTAATTTCCAGCCCGAACAACTACACACCTACCTTTATGCTAAAGCTAGTGAATTAGGCGATATTTTTAAGGTTCGCATGCTAACAAAGCCCTTAGTGGTTATATCCCAGCCAGCAACAGTGCAAACCATTTTAAAACAACGGCCATCACACTATCGCCGCGTTAACCAGATGGAATCTGTTTTTAAAGAAATGGGGCTGCACGGTGTTTTTTCTGCAGAGGGGAAACAGTGGAAAGAATACCGTCAATTAATGAACCCTGTATTCAAACCCAGCCATATTAAACGCATGCTGCCCACGATTCACAAAATCACTCAACGCTTTCGCGATGTGGTTGCGCAACAGCCTGAACAAATCGACATTCAAGCTTTATTAAAAAAACTTTTGGTCGATATTACCTCTGAACTCGCCTTTGGCTACGATTTAAATACCTTAGCCAACGACAACGCCGACTTACAAGGCCATTTAAGTTTTATTTTTTCAAATATTGGCCGGCGAACAAAATCCCCCATTCCTTACTGGCGTTATTTTAAATCGGCGCAAGATAAACAGCTTGAAAAGTCATTAGCCATTACACGCACTGAAATACAAAACTTTATCAATACCCGCAAGCATGAACTTAAAAGTACTGATACGACAAATAATATTCTCGACGCGCTGCTGCTAGCCAAAGATCCGGATGGCCAGCCGTATTCTGATGACGTGATATACGGTAATGTGCTAACACTACTGCTGGCAGGGGAGGACACCACGGCTAATACACTAGCCTGGACATTGTATTTTTTGTCGCAAGATTTACCACTGCAAGAAAAAGTACAAAACGAGATTGCCGCCCACTACCCTGCCGATGGCAAACTAACGTGGGAAAGCCTTGATAATTTCCCGCTCACCTTTGCTGCGTGCCAAGAATCTATGCGTATGCAACCAACCGCGTCTTTTCTATTTTTAGAGCCATTAAGCGACGAAATCATTTTAGGCCACCATATTCCCGCCGGCACAACCGTAGTGCTATTACTGAATAGCGGCGCCCATAATACCGAGCTATTTCCCAACCCCGAAAAATTTATACCCGAACGCTGGCTAAACTTTACAGCCGAACAAAAAAAGCAATCGGCCATAGAACTTGCCCCTTTTGGCGGCGGCGCACGCTTGTGCCCAGGTATGCAGCTGTCGTTAATTGAGCAAAAGATTACGCTTATTGAATTACTGCGCGATTTTAAAATAGAGCTGAATAATGGCGGCAAGCCTGTGAACAGCTGTTATCGCTTTGCTGTAATGCCCGACAACCTTATTGTTGATGCCATTAAACAAAAAGCCACTTACGGTACATCACAGCCTGCCGCTAAGGTGGAAGCCGCACCCGCGTAA
- a CDS encoding lipocalin family protein, which produces MNAISQLRTLTFTLACLLLSSCSSIPEGVTPVQNFEAQRYLGKWYEIARLDHRFERNMQDVTADYRLNKDGSIEVLNRGYNTKNQQWDEAKGKAKFVAARDVGHLKVSFFGPFYGSYIVAELADDYSYALVTGPNTDYLWILARTPALNDTVYSSLIQKAERLGFDTEAVIKVEHSRL; this is translated from the coding sequence ATGAACGCGATAAGCCAGCTACGTACACTCACCTTCACCCTTGCTTGTTTGCTTTTATCCAGCTGCTCGAGTATTCCTGAGGGAGTAACACCCGTACAAAATTTTGAGGCGCAACGCTACTTGGGGAAATGGTACGAAATTGCCCGCCTAGATCATCGCTTTGAAAGGAATATGCAAGATGTAACGGCGGATTACCGCCTAAACAAAGATGGCAGTATCGAAGTTTTGAACCGCGGCTATAACACCAAAAACCAGCAGTGGGATGAAGCCAAAGGCAAAGCCAAATTCGTTGCAGCACGCGATGTTGGTCACCTTAAAGTCTCCTTTTTTGGCCCCTTTTACGGCAGCTATATTGTGGCCGAACTAGCCGACGACTACAGCTATGCCTTGGTCACGGGGCCAAATACCGATTACCTATGGATACTCGCCCGCACACCCGCGCTTAACGATACTGTTTATTCCAGCCTGATTCAAAAGGCCGAGCGATTAGGGTTTGATACTGAGGCCGTTATAAAGGTGGAGCATTCGAGGCTGTAA